One genomic segment of Scyliorhinus canicula chromosome 10, sScyCan1.1, whole genome shotgun sequence includes these proteins:
- the LOC119972458 gene encoding myosin regulatory light chain 2, smooth muscle minor isoform translates to MSSKRAKGKTTKKRPQRATSNVFAMFDQSQIQEFKEAFNMIDQNRDGFIDKEDLHDMLASLGKNPTDEYLEAMMNEAPGPINFTMFLTMFGEKLNGTDPEDVIRNAFACFDEEGTGYIQEDYLRDLLTTMGDRFTDEDVDELFREAPIDNKGNFNYIEFTRILKHGAKDKDD, encoded by the exons ATGTCGAGCAAAAGAGCCAAGGGAAAGACCACCAAGAAGCGCCCTCAGCGCGCAACCTCCAATGTATTTGCCATGTTTGATCAGTCGCAGATTCAAGAATTCAAGGAGGCCTTCAACATGATCGATCAGAACCGTGATGGCTTCATTGATAAGGAGGATTTGCATGACATGTTGGCTTCACTTG GAAAGAACCCAACTGATGAATACCTAGAGGCAATGATGAATGAAGCCCCAGGGCCTATCAACTTCACCATGTTTTTGACCATGTTTGGTGAAAAGTTGAATGGGACAGACCCTGAAGATGTAATTAGAAATGCCTTTGCATGCTTCGATGAAGAAGGAACAG GCTATATCCAGGAAGACTACCTGCGAGATCTGCTGACAACAATGGGTGATCGGTTTACTGATGAGGATGTGGATGAACTTTTCCGTGAAGCACCAATTGATAACAAGGGAAACTTCAACTATATTGAGTTTACTCGCATACTGAAGCATGGTGCCAAGGACAAAGATGACTAA